A window of Mytilus edulis chromosome 10, xbMytEdul2.2, whole genome shotgun sequence contains these coding sequences:
- the LOC139493396 gene encoding toll-like receptor 4 isoform X3, with translation MKCLILYILMAVHEVKCYSTETKCNVQNKMVDCRHLNMTIVPSNLPVYATSINLSRNSIQIVLGFTFQYFKNLTELDLSSNLIQSINKNAFHGLHSLQSLHLDHNFLQVLPIGMFENLICLQHLWIDHNKLQYNQDEQMTETSKMSSLRSLYFDIYPDFKFPSKWSTLSNLTHLEIFARSAKVKFNKEMFTHIKKIPITFLHLEKVPSISEDFFEHFPKLDSLSLWLGHDLPTNPIDQVFKSFGVFKSRNMTNIEIAYSRFDNGFILNWNRLKYLCSICLKRLTLHDLYIKEISLYAMQVFSVRSTCLEYLEISKNLLLDQGGSLFTFVQNFENLKVLKSSSNKHHSRGKRSQASILFSVTLPQTLEELYIEDNIDDDLVDIKLMNGHNLRVLSFKNCKFWSCEGSFSGVINVEYFDMSGWSCEKLSIDLLYGFPNLQTLKASGSLGKGFANIARAGSFLSKNLKLQDINFSSNRINSIPNGLFLHPFEQLSSVNMSYNNLTIFPKFHASIQALKKIDMTFNGITHFNDEDIEQIENLGGVGILLRGNPFQCSCKTLQFLKWLSETNQVQDILHLTCVTDKASRRFMSEVISNLKTFEISCKTKIWLAFAIFITSIVIIATITTVIIFRYKYALEYFLLRFKMKMKKYKEFRQEYTYDAFISYSHTDSEWVKDFHDNLKSMGFELCLDAKDFIAGYGIAENVVNAIDSSRKVIFVITDNFLKSTWGSYEMEMTRMHAFQKGREDMVIVVVRDNIKVTDMPETMKNMWFKITCIQWPNNDNLPYNTEEIFYEKMKMSLKIKEETTLLYSRNSAV, from the coding sequence TTAAATGTTACAGTACGGAGACGAAATGCAACGTGCAAAATAAAATGGTTGATTGCAGACATTTGAATATGACCATAGTACCTAGTAACCTACCAGTTTACGCAACTAGCATCAATTTAAGTAGAAACAGCATACAAATAGTTCTTGGTTTTACATTTCAGTATTTTAAAAATCTAACCGAACTTGATCTTAGTTCTAATTTGATACAATCTATTAACAAGAATGCTTTCCATGGGTTGCATAGCTTACAAAGTTTACACCTGGATCACAATTTCTTACAAGTGTTACCAATTGGAATGTTTGAAAACCTGATTTGTTTGCAGCATCTTTGGATTGATCACAATAAACTACAATATAATCAGGATGAACAAATGACGGAGACGTCCAAGATGTCATCACTAAGGAGcctttattttgatatatatccAGATTTCAAGTTTCCCAGCAAATGGTCAACATTAAGTAATTTGACTCACTTGGAGATTTTTGCTAGATCGGCAAAAGTGAAATTCAACAAGGAGATGTTCACTCACattaaaaaaataccaataaCTTTTTTGCACTTGGAGAAGGTGCCGTCCATATCGGAGGATTTTTTTGAACACTTTCCTAAATTAGATTCATTATCATTATGGCTAGGTCACGATTTACCTACAAATCCAATTGATCAAGTATTCAAATCTTTTGGGGTATTTAAAAGTAGGAATATGACAAATATTGAAATTGCATACAGTAGATTTGATAACGGGTTTATTCTAAACTGGAACAGATTGAAATATTTATGTTCAATATGCTTGAAACGACTAACATTGCATGAtttatatattaaagaaatatcCTTATATGCGATGCAAGTATTTTCGGTTCGAAGCACTTGTCTTGAGTACTTAGAGATTTCTAAAAATCTTTTATTGGACCAAGGGGGTTCTTTGTTTACCTTTGTGCAgaactttgaaaatttaaaagttttgaaaagtaGTAGTAATAAGCATCATTCGAGAGGTAAACGCTCACAAGCATCAATATTATTTAGTGTCACATTACCACAAACTCTTGAAGAGTTGTATATAGAAGATAACATAGATGACGATTTGGTTGATATTAAATTGATGAACGGTCATAATTTACGCGTGTTGAGCTTCAAGAACTGTAAATTCTGGTCATGCGAAGGTAGTTTCTCAGGAGTTATAAATGTAGAGTATTTTGATATGTCTGGATGGTCATGCGAAAAACTGTCAATCGACTTGTTATATGGTTTCCCAAATTTGCAGACATTGAAGGCCAGTGGGTCACTAGGAAAAGGATTTGCAAACATTGCTCGAGCTGGGTCTTTCTTGAGTAAGAATCTGAAATTGCAAGATATTAATTTTTCATCTAATAGGATAAACAGTATACCAAATGGATTATTTTTGCACCCGTTTGAGCAGTTATCATCAGTAAACATGTCGTATAACAATCTCACAATATTTCCTAAATTTCATGCAAGTATTCAAGcactaaaaaaaattgatatgacTTTTAACGGTATTACACACTTCAATGATGAAGACATTGAACAAATTGAAAACCTTGGAGGAGTCGGTATACTCCTGAGAGGTAATCCCTTTCAATGTTCCTGTAAAACATTGCAGTTTTTAAAATGGTTAAGTGAGACAAACCAAGTACAGGATATCTTGCATCTCACCTGTGTAACTGATAAGGCTTCCCGTAGATTTATGTCTGAGGTTATTTCCAACCTAAAGACATTTGAGATTTCATGCAAAACAAAAATCTGGTTGGCGTTTGCTATATTTATAACCTCCATTGTCATAATTGCCACAATAACAACCGTTATAATTTTTCGATATAAATATGCTTTGGAGTACTTTTTATTGagattcaaaatgaaaatgaaaaagtacaaagaATTCAGACAAGAGTATACGTATGATGCTTTTATATCATACAGTCATACTGATTCGGAATGGGTTAAAGATTTCCATGACAATTTAAAGAGTATGGGATTCGAATTATGTCTGGACGCCAAAGACTTTATTGCTGGTTACGGTATAGCAGAAAATGTGGTCAATGCAATAGATTCAAGTAGAAAGGTTATATTCGTTATAACTGATAATTTCTTAAAGAGTACTTGGGGATCGTATGAAATGGAAATGACCCGTATGCATGCTTTTCAGAAGGGAAGAGAAGACATGGTGATTGTTGTCGTAAGGGATAATATCAAGGTAACAGATATGCCGGAAACAATGAAGAATATGTGGTTTAAAATTACATGTATCCAATGGCCAAACAATGACAACCTGCCATACAATACGgaggaaatattttatgaaaagatGAAAATGTCTCTGAAAATAAAGGAAGAAACTACTTTGCTATATTCCAGAAATTCAGCCGTATAA